The DNA window AAAACATTCTTGATCACCCCATCAGCCACCAAACTCCGAGCGTCAAAACTTGCACGGAGAGGGCGGGCCCAATCAATGCACAGGAGGGCGTTGATCCTTGACGTCCTTTTCTGAGCTATGTCCCTCTTCTCCTGTCGCGGCCTGGATGCGCTCTTCAGCCTCCCTCGCCGAGGGGTCTGGCAGCAATTCCAGGACCACCCATGTTTGTTCCTGGCGCGTAAGCTCTATACTTGGCAGCAGACGATCCCAGCACAACCGCTAGCCGATCCGGTGTCAATAGTCTGCATCTCCGACACGCACAACTATCAACTCGAGCTCCCACATGCCGACATTCTCATCCATGCGGGCGACCTGACAGAGTCGGGGTCATTCAAGGAGCTGCAGACTACAATAAATTGGTTGCGAGCACAACCGCATCCGACCAAGATCGTTGTGGCAGGCAACCATGATCTACTTCTAGATCCAGAGTGTGACGCTCGAACCAACCCGCAAGGAGCCGCCGAACGGAAGATGCTTGACTGGGGAGACATCATCTACTTGAAGAACGCAGAGACTACTATCGTCTGTGCCAATGGCCGACGCCTGCGAATATATGGCAGTCCCCAATCGGCCCGATATGGCACACCGGCATTCCAATTTCCTCGTGAGCAGGATGTCTGGGCTGACACTGTCCCGGATGGCATTGACGTGCTCATCACCCACGGGCCGCCACGTGCACACCTCGACAGACTCAGTCTCGGCTGCGTCCATCTTATACGGAAACTCTGGTCTGCTCGGCCACGATTGCATGTGTTTGGGCATGTTCATGAAGGCGCAGGAACGGAGTGGCTGCAATTCGACGCCCTACAGGAGGCGTACGAGCGGACGGTTGTTGCTGGTGGCGGACTGTGCAATCTGTTACAGACATTCCGTGAGTTTATAAGAGGACTCTTTCGTCCTGCCGCCGAGGCGAAATGTCTGCTTGTGAACGCCTGTATGGTTGGTGGCTTCCGCGATGAGGAACGGCGGCAGCCCATCAAAGTGATTATGTGAGATTGCAAAAAGCGATAGATATAGAACATTGGCAATTGAATCAacctttttcttgtttcaTAACCTTGGATTTCGATCGACATTGtcatcggcatcattggTGGCTACCACCGATATGTCTTGCATATCATTACCATCATAGCGCACAGACAGGGACTTCTTGCCTCGAAAATGGCAAAACCCGTCCTTTCTACTTTGCATGTTTTTCGCATTTAGTTTTTGTTAGATGGGTGCCAAAACAGACGACTTCCACAGGGGCGCATTGGCCCTTCTGCGCACGGCAATGGTGGTGATCACCAAGATGGTTCCAATGAGAATTCAGGTGGCAAGGATTAGTCAGGGCCACTGCACGTTCACCCTCGGGATTTCCTGTGTCCGTGGATTTATACACACGTCTCGAGGTCTTTGTAGCCGACGGCCTGGGAGACAAGGCGGTTAGCACGGCATGGACCACCCGACTAGACGGTGCCGAAATTGACTGTGGGTCTCAATGGCTCAATGAGCAGGTAAGCTTTTCCAGGAGTGGGTCAGGACAGGCACTGCCGCGTACTGTCAGAGCGCTGCGACAACCAACTCATCCTTCCGCCACTGTCCGATACGGTGAACGGAGCTCCACTCGCCTTTATCGCCCGCGACGCCACTGAGGACATCAGTGAAGATCCTGTCGTCACTGCGTAACCTGGCACTATCATTTTCCAAGGCCATGGCGGGTGGTGGGAGAAACTGGGGAACTCAATTCTTCTTTCTACTTTCTAATTTCACTACTCTGTTATTCCATCTATACTCGTCGTACTAAGGAAGGGGTTTCCCCGGGCTCTTTTCCGATATTATTGGGACCGGTTCTCCTATGCCCCCACCTTTGTTGActtgattttttttcttctctttctttctcctgtGTCCTCACCACCTGTTCGTTTGTCTTTCTTGGCTCTGAAGATCCCTTGGCCTTCCTATATTCTTGTCAATCACCTGGTGGCAGAGGCTATCGAAGGAATAAAGCGTCACCCTAACCAGTAGCCAtcatggaggaaggggaTACCGGACGATCGCAGGAGAGAGTGAGTCGAAACAAGCTCACGATCAAAAGAGGAAATGTCTTCTAACGGCTCAATCACGCATGTAGTCTGATGCTCCGCCGGCGGAACCACAATCGCCTAGCCGGAACCGGGCTGCCAGCGACGCGGCTTACATCTCACCTAGAagatctgctgctgatgaACCCCCGAGTGGCACTGACTTTCGGCGCCGTAGCTCGGCGTCGAGGCGAAGCGGTACCAGTGGAATCCCTAGCCTTGTTCCCCGTACCACTCTCGCTCAAAGAACCGAGGGCAAATTCACACTCGCTGGGCCCGATGAAACCCCCCAGCTCCGGCTGGCCCAGGAGCCATTCGTTCAACCTGGCTATGCTGATCTCAATCCTTCCTATGAGCAACCTTCCAACGCGAGGCCGGTGTGGTCTTTGGCCAAACCGCTGCCCCGTGTAGTGCGACCAGGCATGGTGCCGACCAAGGATGAACTGCTGCAAAGCCGGGCGAATGCCCTGCAGCCGGCCGAAAACTCGCAGAAGGTTGGTCTCGAGGTCGATCCCAATGATCTGGAACGCGGCCGAATTGACAAGACAGCCGACCCGCGGAAAATGGCGGCGCAGGTTGAAGATGCTAGGTTGCAGCGCGAGCAAAACTTCATGAACAAAGTCCTGAGCGGCGATGCGACCTCCGCGAGACAGACTTCACGCATCTCGCGTACTTCGTCGGGCTATGGCAGGCGCCCTTCGGGCTGGGATATGCCCCCGGAGCACTTGTCGGCGGTAGAGGAAGGAGGCTCccaggaggacgatgagcaGGGGCAGCAGGCAAACCACAGTGATGAACCGTTGCAGCCCGTGCCAGAAGAGCACGAGCCTGACGGTGAAAGACTAGACAACATCTTGAATtctgccgagctggagaagggaagCTTACCCGAGGATCTGCATCCGCTGATCCAAGATctggtcgaggatgaagtgCACAACAACCACACCACCTGGTCCGTCATCCGTACGCACCATCGCGAGGCTCTGGCCGAAGCACTGGCTGTCTTTATACAGCTCACGATCGGTTTCTGTGCCGATTTGGCTGTGACCCTCGCCAACCAGGGTAACCCTAACACGACCGCCTGGTCTTGGGGCCTGGCGACCATGATGGCCATCTACATTTCTGGTGGTGTTTCTGGTGCTCACCTCAACCCAACCATCACCATGATGCTGTGGTTCTTCCGTGGCTTCCCTAAGCGCAAGATGCCCGAATACTTCGCCGCTCAGTTCCTCGGCGCTTTCTGCGCCGGGCTTGCGGCATACGGTGTCTACTATCATTCTATTCAGAActacctcctcctcaacTCGGAAACCGATATCATCACTAGCTTCGTGACCAGCCAGCGGGAAACATGGATCGGTCCTGGGACGGCTTTCTTCAACGAGTTCATGGGCACGGTCTGCCTCACCGTCACTATTTTGGCCCTGGGTGACGACCAAAACGCTCCTCCCGGCGCTGGTATGAACTCCCTGATCATCGGCCTGGTCATCACCTGCCTCAGTATGACCTTCTCCTACCAGACCGGTGCGGCATTCAACCCGAGCCGTGACTTTGGTCCCCgtctcgctcttctcgctATCGGATTCCCCAGCGACCTGTTTACCAATCCCTACTGGTTTTATGGGCCGTGGGTTGGGTCTCTGAGCGGTGCTTTTATGGGTGCATTCCTGTatgacttcttcatcttcactggTGGAGAGTCCCCGATCAACTACCCGCTTGAGCGAAGCCAGCgggcgctgaagaagagtgggaggaagTGGAAACGTCGTCTGCACCTTAAAGTAAACTAAGTGTTGAATACCTTCACTAGAGCTGAGAATTGATACCCCCTCTCTTGTTGGGCCTGGGATTACAAGGAATACCTTCTGCTGGGTTTATCCACGGGTGTATTCGGCCAAAAGAGCGTCGACAATGCCTTCTGtatcctcctcgtcgctctccTCTGACGTAGTCTCATCATGCTCACCCGCATCCGTTTCCTGtcctttgtcttcctcttcttcctcttcctccactTCAAATTTCCGGATCCTTTCCTCCATACCCGCCTTATTGCGGACGAGATACTTCTTATCTTCGATCTTGTCGTTCACCTTGAACTCAGTTGTGGTTCTTGAAAGCTGAACAGTCCCCTCGCGTAAACCTCGGGTATGTGTGAATAGTTCGTCCAGAAAATCTTCGGTGATCCATCTTTTGATGATAAGGTAGTTCCCATCTCCCTTGTGTATTAAAACCGGTCAGCGTAACGGCAATGTGGTAGACATTCAAGATGCGTGCAATGCAAGACTTAGATATTACCTCATCCCATTCCCACTCTAGTCCATTTTCGAACCCATATTCGAACAAGGTTTCAGGAGTGATGTGTTTGCGATTGACCTGTTCAACCGTCTCAGCCATGATAGAAAAACTAGTAAGTCGAGCTCATTGCGCCGTACTCTGATCCACGTTGTCCGGCGATTTTCCGCCGATTcctgtttctcttctttcttttcgatCCGGGAAGTCGGCCCGTACGTCCCGCTCATGATCATCGTTATGTTCCTGGCCTTGACCTGCTCAATGCCTTCGATGAGCGTACGGTATTCGCCGAACTGGACCCACTCTAgggtttcttcttgatccTTCGTGAATACACTCGTCGTAGCCACTAGCGCTTCATATTCTCTCGCATCTAGCGCGGATAACTGATCTAGCAGCGTGGCTTTGGAAGATGTTCTCCATTCTTGGAGCTGAGATTCGATCGTCGAATGCGGGAGTCTGATGTAGCTGTCATCGTAGCTGATATGGAGTTGGTGCTCCGTTACGGATGCTTTGGGGGAGATGATGTGGACCCTAAAGGTGGGCGAAGGCGATGATTGTTGAGAACGCGGTATTCTGGAGAACAGAGCTTAGCATGCTTAGTACCTCTGGGATCTAATCGATATTAGGTGATCCCGTCATGGTCTTACTGTTTGCTGGGATCGCCCTTTTCACTGGAATTGATTCCGCTGTTGTGCCTCGAACGAAATGAATCCTCTGGATTAAAAAATGCTGCTAGGAGCACATACCTGggcccttcatcttcttggGTGTTATTATCCACCACAGTGGGATCTAGCTCACTGCTCCGCTAGCGTTAATTCTGTCTGAGCATACCCACGGTCGACAATATGCACATACAGTGGAGTACTTTCCGCTGCGCTATTCGGTCCAGGGTCCGTTATGGTCGCCAGGATCTCGGAGGGCACTGAATATTGGGAGAATTGGGTCTGCTCTCCTTCTAAGGGTATTTCCTTGTCGGATTGGATATTGGAAGCGCCAGCAGTCTCCTTTTCAGTGCTACCTGGCCGCGCTTTCTTCGCTGCAAGAATGGACCGAACCAGCAAGTCCTGATCCTCTCTGGTATAGGCAATAACCGCCGCGCCGCGTTTATGATGCTCCCCGTATCTTCGAAATTAGCGATGGCCCGTGACGATTGTACATAAGAGAGTACATAGAAGTGACTTACTGGCTCATGAGCTTCCTCGAATACGCCAGCATGGCGACCTGAagcatcaacatcaacgTCCCTTTGACATTTTGGAGCTCATTCCGCATCGTATCCATTCCCGGTAGTAGGAACGGCCATTTGAGCTTCTCTGCGTGACTAAGTTTGACCTTGCCTGAAGTCCCGGGTTTGGCACGCAGCTGTTTGCTTGCCTTGCGCAAGGATTGATCCAATGAGATAAAGATCTCTTCGCAGTTTTTTGCCAGGCTCATGACAGTTCCCAATCCCTTTGCGTTAAAGATACTCTGGTTGGATGCTGCGGTCTCCGCATCGTGGACGGAATTCATATCGTCATTACTGCCGTCTTTGTCATCTGATATTGGGAGTCCATTCCCGACGTTCTCCTTGGCTAATTCACCCAGTTGCTGCAGGATACTGGCATTCAGCGACACGTCTTTCGCGATCTTGGTTATCTGCTCCGGAGCCGTTTTGATCTGACCTGCGAAGGTCATCAACTTCATGGAGCATTGCACACCGACTGTTGCAATTGAGAGGATGGCAGAAGCAGCCCCGACGGCCTCCATTGTCCTGAGATAAAAGGACCGGCGTCTTGCGTGTTGCTACGAAACAAATTTCACCCAAGCACCTGGTGATGCTAGTGCggctgagagagagaggggaaggGCGGTGAAGGGCGAGAGTAGGGCTCGAACAGCTATAGTATACCGTTTCTGAATAGTGCCTTAAGAGCGATGAAACACAAAAGGCTCCGCTCTATAAGAAAAACTGCTCAAGTGGCTGGATGGTTGGCTGGTACACCAGCAAAACGGTCCGTCCTATCCCATTCGCTCAACTCCAAGCCATCGCAAactttttcctctttctcccccTGAGGATGATTGAAAGAAAACCCAAGGCCTCGATTGAGCTGAAGCATTAAATAAACAAGTTTTTTTGACCTGATGATTTGAAtgatgaaaaaaaaagatatGAAAATATGAAAAATACAGTCGGTCTATATCGCATCCgtgaaaagaaaagacaaaaaccCCACAAATCAATATCATGCTGAACAACAGAGCAACAGATATTTAAGTCAGGGTGTAGCCGCCGTCGACGCGGAGATCCGCACCGGTGATGTACTTGGACGCGTCGCTGAGCAGGAAGGTGACGGCGCCCATGAGGTCTTCGGGGGTACCCATCTTCCCGACGGGGATGAGGGAAGTCCACTTGTCGCGCAGCTGAGGGTTCTCATCGAGAATCTTGCGGGTACTatacaagaaaaaaaaatcattAGTAAAACTGATGTGACACCAAAATCCAACAATGGCTCCGGGTCGGTCTTACAGAGCAGTCAGCATATATCCCGGACTAATGCAATTAACTCGAATATCGTGACCAGCCCACTCAACCGCGAGTGACGCAGCCAGATGTCGCACCGCAGCCTTGGCAGCATTGTACGGCGCCTGGGGCTGAGGCACGTTAACAATGGAGCCAGACATGGATCCGATCATGACGATGCTGCCGGAAGCATTGCGCTCCATGAGATGCTTTGCGACGCCTGTGGCGAAGAGGTAGGTGCCGTCGACGTTGACGCCCCAGAGCTTCTGCATGCGGTCGAACGGGTAGGAGATGGCTTCGAAGTTCTCGGTGAATCCCGCTGATGTGACGAGGTTGTCGATCTGGCCGTGTTTGGCGAGGCATTCGTCTAGGGCTTTGTTCACGGAGTCGGGGTCGGCTACGTCGGCGTAGTGTGCCGTGACGTTGGGCATTCTGGTTATAGCGGGTGGAGTTAGCTACTAgccacggcggtggcggGCTGGAGCAGGGATGGAGATAAGCTCACTCCTCCAGACCGGGGTTCTCTTTGCGGAACTGCTCGATCAGCTTGTGGGCCTgttcctcggcttcctcctctgGGTAATCGTTAGCGGATGGGCTCCCCGGTTCTTGCTGTTGGAAGCAACATACTATTCAAATCAACAATCGCCAAATCCGAGCCCGAAGCAACCAGACCCTGGGCCATAACAAGCCCCAAACCGCGCGCACCTCCAGTAACCATACTCACCTTATTCTCAAGAGAGAACTGGGCCAGGGTACGCTTGAAATGCATACCGCCACGACCCTGGACAATAGGCTGCGCGGGCATCTCGCTGTCAGGCGGGTAGGGGATGTGGACGCTCTCGTCCGTCCGGGCAAAGCGGCCTTCATGCTCGCCGGAGGCGCCCTCGGGCGCTTTGGTGGTCGCCGCTAGGAGAGGGTCTTTCTTAGGATCATCTTTCTTGTTGGCGCGGATGGCTGTGTATGACAGCGGGCGCAGGGAGGAGCTTAAGACAGGCCGCGAGACGACGGCTAGAGCTACTGGGCGGGTGGGCAGAGCTCGGATGGAGCGAGCGACCGTAGGTTGGAACATTTTGGAGGGTTGGTGAGAGCTTCAATGGGCACGTtgaagctggagaggagagTGGTCTAGGAAGGAAGTATGTGCAGCAAGGGGATGGATTAGTATgtcgaaggagaagaagggagagaagggagaacaggaagaaaagagaggaagggcaggaatgaaaaaaaaaggaaaaggaaaacaatAATAGCTGTCGGAGCTTTGGGTCAGCTGGGAATGTTGAAAAAGCTAGAGGCAAGTCTGATGTCAGTGGGTCCGTGGACGGGCTGGGTGTTGTCTGGCTCCAGATCGATCAATTCGGTGGTCCCTTCCTCTAGCTAGTCCAACAGCCTGCATCAGGGCCGGCTCTATTGACTTCCTCCGGGCAAGAATCATGCAGTCCGCCCTGCAGTACCTCCATTTCGCCACTATCCCCCCGCTGAGCCAGTGGCAAGTCTCGACCACAACATGACGCTATTGCTGCTGCTTACATTCGTTACCGCCATTTTACTGGGGCGGGATTCCCGCCTGTTGCCCGTTAGCCAGCCCCAGAGTTCCAGATCCACTCCACCGCGGATCTGATCCGATTGTGATTGTTATGAATTGACAACAGTGCAAGTGACTAAGTACCCCACAAAACTCCCTGAGCAAGTGGCCCCCGAGACAACTCCACACCGAGGACTCGACTTTCCCTGGCCAGACGGGTCGACTAATCGGCGAATTCGACGAGGGGAGTGCCGCTTTTGCATTGGTCCTGCAGGAACATGTCAGTACCGGTCACGGGGCGGATCATGGGACCGCCGTCCGGTCGTTCCAGAACAAATCAGGAGGTGAGCGCGTGACTGGACTTACTCCTTTTTGATGCACAACCTTGAGAATCGTGCCGCGTTGCGGACTACGGATCACCGTCTCCATCTTCATACTCTCGATTACGACCAGCGGCTGGtccttctcgacctcgtcgccggcCTGCACGTCCACCCGCAGCACCTTGCACGGCATCGGCGCCAGCACGCTGTTCGTCACGTCCTTCATCCCCAGCGCTTTTTCCATCCATCCGGCCCGCGGGACGGTCAATCGGTACTGCGAGCCGCGCTGGAATGCGATGATCGTGTCCTCGTCCCGCACGACGGTTGTGTCGAGCCGCGTGTGGGGGAAAAAGGAGGTGACCACCCGCGAGCTCGGGCCGAGGTGGCTTACCACTTGCTCAAAGACCCGGTCGCCGACTTCCACGTTGAAGGTGTTGTCGGCAGTCTGCTGCACCCGCACGGTGAAGGTCGTCCCCGCTGGAGCCGCCGGTCCCGCAGACTCGGTGAAGCTCagctggcgctgctggtaGCTCGGGGTGAAGCCGACGGACGGGCCAGAGCCCGATTTAGAGTCGCGGTGTAAGCATGCCAAGGCGACCTGGGCCAacacttcttcttcaatggtcttcttggcgaaGAGTTCCTCGCGGTGTTTCTCAATGTAACCCGTCTCGACCTCGCCGGCAATAAAATCCGGGCTCTGGCACACGGTCTTGAGGAACTCGATGTTGGTCACGGGACCCGCAATCTCGTACTGCTCGAGGGCAGTAGCCAACTTGCGCAGGGCTTCCTGGCGGGTGGCTCCCCGGACGATCAATTTGGAGATCATGGGGTCGTAGTGTGCGGAGACGTCATCGCCCTCCACAAACCCAGCGTCGATCCGGATGTCAGCCGTAGTGTCGGGCGTGCGCACATGGATGAGACGTCCCGAGTCGGGAATGAACCCCAGATCCGGATTCTCGGCGTAGATCCGGGCCTCGATGGCATGTCCCATCTGGGCCATGTGtgcctccacctcctcttGTGTCAGTGGCAGCTTGGCCCCCTCGGCCACGAGGATCTGCCAGTGGACCAGATCCTGGCCCGTCACCATCTCCGTCACGGGATGCTCGACCTGTAGTCGCGTATTCATTTCCATAAAGTAGAACTCGCCCGAGTCGTTGTCGAAGATGAACTCGACCGTGCCGGCCCCTTCGTAGCCTACCGCCAACGCCGCGGATCGGGCTTTGGCCCATATGTCCTTGCGAGTGGCATCGGGGAGATGTGGGGCGGGTGATTCCTCGAGGACCTTCTGGTGCCGGCGCTGAATACTGCAATCTCTCTCACCCAGGGCGACGCTGTTGCCGTGTTTGTCCGCAAAGACCTGGACCTCAATGTGCCGAGGTGTGGTGATATACTTCTCCACTAGCACATGATCGTCGCCGAACGAATTCATGGCCTCTGACTTGGCCGACTCGAGCTGCGCCTGGAACTCGGCTTTGGAGGACGCAATCCGCATGCCCTTTCCGCCGCCAcccttgatggccttgatgaGCACGGGGTATGTGATCTTGTCGGCTTCAGCTTCGAGGAGTTGCGGGTCTTGGTTGTGCCCGTGGTATCCCGGGACACAGGGTACGCCTGCAGCGGTCATGATCTCTTTTGAGCGGCTATTGAAATCTGGGTTAGGTCAATGCCTCCACAGTGGAGTAAAAGTAATGCATACCTTTTATCACCCATATCCTCAATCGCCTTCCACGGGGGTCCTATGAAGACCAGTCCCGCTTCGGTACATTTGCGCGCAAACGCAGAGTTCTCACTCAACTATGTAGTTCCGTCAGTAGCTGGTAGGATTATTTTTATCAAGTGAGACGAAAACTCACAAATCCATAACCGGGATGTATCGCACGGCACCCTTCCTTGCGTGCAATCTCAATAATCCGATCGCCATCCAGATACGCCGACACAGAGCCCAAGTTAAACGCAAACGGTGAGCTCAACGCATGCTGCGCTTTGCTGTCTGGATCTGTGTAGAGGGTAGTCACGCGGATTCCACGCTCCGCCGCTGTCCGGCCAACTCGGCTGCAATCGGTTAATCGGCAAGGTCTATAGAACTGTACAACAGCAATGAAATGGATTCACCTACAGGGCAATTTCACCACGGTTCGCAATGAGAATCGAGTCCAGCGAGGTATGAGCGCCTGGCGTGCTCGACACCGAGGAGGCCGCTCGTGTGGTTCTGTGGGCCGCGGTCGGGGTGAGGCGGGGAGCAATGCGGAGAAGGGATGAGAGAGGCATGGCGGAGGATCAGCCAGGACTGAATTAGAGGCTGAGAGGGATGATATTCCAGAAGGCTCAGCAGAGAGACATTATAGGTAGAGATGGTATAAggtgagagagaaaagaggaagaaagaaagaaagtaaCCTCAAAAGGCCGATTGTTGTCATTGCCGACGCAAAGCGAACTATGCGGGGGAAACCGCTGGTCACGTGAAGCACAATTCTACCATTGATGCAACGATGTATGGATATTCAAGCTATGTACATGTAGTATTTACGCATGGCTGGGGATGAT is part of the Penicillium psychrofluorescens genome assembly, chromosome: 4 genome and encodes:
- a CDS encoding uncharacterized protein (ID:PFLUO_006368-T1.cds;~source:funannotate) — encoded protein: MSLFSCRGLDALFSLPRRGVWQQFQDHPCLFLARKLYTWQQTIPAQPLADPVSIVCISDTHNYQLELPHADILIHAGDLTESGSFKELQTTINWLRAQPHPTKIVVAGNHDLLLDPECDARTNPQGAAERKMLDWGDIIYLKNAETTIVCANGRRLRIYGSPQSARYGTPAFQFPREQDVWADTVPDGIDVLITHGPPRAHLDRLSLGCVHLIRKLWSARPRLHVFGHVHEGAGTEWLQFDALQEAYERTVVAGGGLCNLLQTFREFIRGLFRPAAEAKCLLVNACMVGGFRDEERRQPIKVIM
- a CDS encoding uncharacterized protein (ID:PFLUO_006370-T1.cds;~source:funannotate) yields the protein MEAVGAASAILSIATVGVQCSMKLMTFAGQIKTAPEQITKIAKDVSLNASILQQLGELAKENVGNGLPISDDKDGSNDDMNSVHDAETAASNQSIFNAKGLGTVMSLAKNCEEIFISLDQSLRKASKQLRAKPGTSGKVKLSHAEKLKWPFLLPGMDTMRNELQNVKGTLMLMLQVAMLAYSRKLMSQYGEHHKRGAAVIAYTREDQDLLVRSILAAKKARPGSTEKETAGASNIQSDKEIPLEGEQTQFSQYSVPSEILATITDPGPNSAAESTPLELDPTVVDNNTQEDEGPRIPRSQQSSPSPTFRVHIISPKASVTEHQLHISYDDSYIRLPHSTIESQLQEWRTSSKATLLDQLSALDAREYEALVATTSVFTKDQEETLEWVQFGEYRTLIEGIEQVKARNITMIMSGTYGPTSRIEKKEEKQESAENRRTTWIRVNRKHITPETLFEYGFENGLEWEWDEGDGNYLIIKRWITEDFLDELFTHTRGLREGTVQLSRTTTEFKVNDKIEDKKYLVRNKAGMEERIRKFEVEEEEEEEDKGQETDAGEHDETTSEESDEEDTEGIVDALLAEYTRG
- a CDS encoding uncharacterized protein (ID:PFLUO_006371-T1.cds;~source:funannotate) codes for the protein MFQPTVARSIRALPTRPVALAVVSRPVLSSSLRPLSYTAIRANKKDDPKKDPLLAATTKAPEGASGEHEGRFARTDESVHIPYPPDSEMPAQPIVQGRGGMHFKRTLAQFSLENKVSMVTGGARGLGLVMAQGLVASGSDLAIVDLNKEEAEEQAHKLIEQFRKENPGLEEMPNVTAHYADVADPDSVNKALDECLAKHGQIDNLVTSAGFTENFEAISYPFDRMQKLWGVNVDGTYLFATGVAKHLMERNASGSIVMIGSMSGSIVNVPQPQAPYNAAKAAVRHLAASLAVEWAGHDIRVNCISPGYMLTALTRKILDENPQLRDKWTSLIPVGKMGTPEDLMGAVTFLLSDASKYITGADLRVDGGYTLT
- a CDS encoding uncharacterized protein (ID:PFLUO_006372-T1.cds;~source:funannotate); its protein translation is MPLSSLLRIAPRLTPTAAHRTTRAASSVSSTPGAHTSLDSILIANRGEIALRVGRTAAERGIRVTTLYTDPDSKAQHALSSPFAFNLGSVSAYLDGDRIIEIARKEGCRAIHPGYGFLSENSAFARKCTEAGLVFIGPPWKAIEDMGDKSRSKEIMTAAGVPCVPGYHGHNQDPQLLEAEADKITYPVLIKAIKGGGGKGMRIASSKAEFQAQLESAKSEAMNSFGDDHVLVEKYITTPRHIEVQVFADKHGNSVALGERDCSIQRRHQKVLEESPAPHLPDATRKDIWAKARSAALAVGYEGAGTVEFIFDNDSGEFYFMEMNTRLQVEHPVTEMVTGQDLVHWQILVAEGAKLPLTQEEVEAHMAQMGHAIEARIYAENPDLGFIPDSGRLIHVRTPDTTADIRIDAGFVEGDDVSAHYDPMISKLIVRGATRQEALRKLATALEQYEIAGPVTNIEFLKTVCQSPDFIAGEVETGYIEKHREELFAKKTIEEEVLAQVALACLHRDSKSGSGPSVGFTPSYQQRQLSFTESAGPAAPAGTTFTVRVQQTADNTFNVEVGDRVFEQVVSHLGPSSRVVTSFFPHTRLDTTVVRDEDTIIAFQRGSQYRLTVPRAGWMEKALGMKDVTNSVLAPMPCKVLRVDVQAGDEVEKDQPLVVIESMKMETVIRSPQRGTILKVVHQKGDQCKSGTPLVEFAD
- a CDS encoding uncharacterized protein (ID:PFLUO_006369-T1.cds;~source:funannotate) — encoded protein: MEEGDTGRSQERSDAPPAEPQSPSRNRAASDAAYISPRRSAADEPPSGTDFRRRSSASRRSGTSGIPSLVPRTTLAQRTEGKFTLAGPDETPQLRLAQEPFVQPGYADLNPSYEQPSNARPVWSLAKPLPRVVRPGMVPTKDELLQSRANALQPAENSQKVGLEVDPNDLERGRIDKTADPRKMAAQVEDARLQREQNFMNKVLSGDATSARQTSRISRTSSGYGRRPSGWDMPPEHLSAVEEGGSQEDDEQGQQANHSDEPLQPVPEEHEPDGERLDNILNSAELEKGSLPEDLHPLIQDLVEDEVHNNHTTWSVIRTHHREALAEALAVFIQLTIGFCADLAVTLANQGNPNTTAWSWGLATMMAIYISGGVSGAHLNPTITMMLWFFRGFPKRKMPEYFAAQFLGAFCAGLAAYGVYYHSIQNYLLLNSETDIITSFVTSQRETWIGPGTAFFNEFMGTVCLTVTILALGDDQNAPPGAGMNSLIIGLVITCLSMTFSYQTGAAFNPSRDFGPRLALLAIGFPSDLFTNPYWFYGPWVGSLSGAFMGAFLYDFFIFTGGESPINYPLERSQRALKKSGRKWKRRLHLKVN